In Pirellula sp. SH-Sr6A, the DNA window CCAAACCGATTTGTTTGACGTTGTTCGAACAACTCATACGGCGAGCCGCTTCCCGCGCGGCCTGGACAGCAGGCAACAGCAGTCCAACCAAGATCCCGATGATGGCGATGACAACCAACAGCTCAACGAGCGTAAAGCCTCTACGTTTGACGACCATGACATAACCTCGCGGTAGGAAGAATAAATGAAGCAGTCAGGCAGAATGGTGATGCTTGCCGTCGAATGGGGCTTCGTCGGCGTCTGGATCCCATTTGGTAGGAGAGTTCGGTCGATCGTAGCGTCTTGTTGCGGGAAGCACAACAAAAAGTTCAACCATGAATCAACGACGATTCACCCTGTCCAATGGAACTGCTATACAGAGATCACGACTAAGCCTTTGCGCTAATCATAGGGGCGTTTCGCAAGCCTTAGAAACTTTCAAAAAATCTGAATCGCCAAGTGAAAACTCGAGGTTGCATTGCAAATAGATTCACCGAAGCTAGCAGATCGGACATTGCAATTATCAAGCGCCTGCGATGTCACAGTTTTTGGCGTCCATTGAGGGCATCGGCGAGAATTTCTTTGTTGGTGAACTCGAGTACACTCCCCGTCGTGACACCCCGAGCGAGTCGAGTCAGTCGGACGGGGTACTCAGCGAGCTGATTGGAGATAAACAGGGCCGTACCGTCTCCTTCCACATTGGGATTGGTCGCCATGATGACTTCGGTGTAATTACCTGTTCGGACGCGATCGACCAGGGCTTCGATCGTCAAGTGATCCGGGCCGATGCCATCGAGGGGCGCGATCCGCCCCAGAAGAACGTGATAATGGCCTTGGAAGACCCCGGACTGTTCCAGTGCAATCAAGTCTCTCGGCTGCTCAACGATACAGAGAATGGACGCATCGCGACGAGTGTCGGTACAGATGGTGCACAAGTCTCCTTCAGCGAGATTGAAACAGACGGAGCAGTAGCGAACGTTTTCTCGGACACTCCGGATCGCATCGGAGAGTGCGAACGCTTCCGACTCGTGCACTCGCAGCAGGTGGTAGGCGAGACGTTCCGCTGTTTTCCGACCGATTCCGGGCAATTTGCTCAGTTGATCAATCAATTCCGTGACCGACTGCGAAATCTCCGTCATAGCCTCGTATCCTGCTCTCGTGTGCCTACCTTCCCAAGAGCTCCTTGGTCCTTCCGAGGAGCGATGTTAACATACCAAACGAGAGTGAAACCGCGAGCCGAACCCGTTTTGAACCGCTTCCAGAAAGCACCCCAAATCGATGAGTGTGTTGTTGCAAATCCGTCAAGCGTCAAAGCGTTATGGTGATCAAATCCTGCTTGATAACGCCGAGTGCACCATCACGAGCGACACCAAGGTGGGTTTTGTCGGTCGAAACGGAGCGGGAAAATCAACGTTGCTCCGGTGCCTGCTAGGCGACGAGGAATTGGATTCTGGGCAGATCGTCAAGCACCCGAAATTGCGGATCGGATATCTCCGCCAGCACGATCCTTTTCTCCCCGGCGAGACCTCGCTGCAGTTTTTGATGCGGGACAGCGGTCAACCCGATTGGAAGTGTGGCGAAGTCGCCGGCCAATTCGAGCTTAAAGGGCGATATCTCGAAGGGCCGGTGGGCGAGTTGTCTGGGGGTTGGCAGACCCGGGTCAAGCTGGCCGCTCTTTTGCTGCACGAACCGAATTTGCTTTTGCTAGACGAGCCGACGAACTTCCTCGATTTGCGTACCCAGATTCTGCTAGAGCACTTTCTGAAGGACTTTCGAGAGGCTTGTTTGATCGTCTCGCACGACCGAGCCTTCCTCGGGGCGACTTGCGACTCGACGCTCGACCTGTCTCTCGGAAAGCTCACGATGTACCCTGGCAAGATCGAGGAGTTTCTCGTCTATCAGCAAGAGAGGATCGAGCACGATCAACGTGTCAACGCGGCGACAGAGAGCAAGCGGAAGCAGCTTCAGGAGTTTGTCGACAAGAATCGCGCGAGGGCCAGCACTGCAACTCGGGCAAAGTCGAAGAGCAAGATGCTCGATAAGCTGGAGTTCATTGAGATCCAGTCCGAGCAGGCCAAGGCGGTGATCCGCGCCCCGCAAGTCGAACCCAGGCGAGGTCCTGCCGTTCGGTGTATCGGGCTGAGTATCGGCTACGAAGGGAAGGCGGTGGCGAAGGACATCAACATAGAGATCGAGCATGGATCGCGTTCCGCGATTGTAGGGGACAACGGCCAAGGAAAAACGACCTTGCTGCGCACCATCGTTCGCTCTCTCGAACCGGTAGCGGGGGACGTACGATGGGGGCACGGTTGCAATATTGGTACCTATGCGCAGCACGTCTACACGAGTCTACCGGAGAAAAAAACGGTCCTGGAATACCTGGAATATGAGGCCATTCCCGGGACAAAAGCCCAGACGATTTTGGACACAGCCGGCGCCATGCTTTTCCGCGGCGAAGCGGTGAATAAAAAAGTATCCGTTCTCAGCGGAGGAGAGCGAGCCCGGCTCTGCATGGCCGCCATTCTACTGGGAAATTACAACATACTCGTCCTCGACGAGCCCGGTAACCACTTGGACGTCGAGACAGTCGACGCCCTGGCGAATGCACTGTTGGAATTCAAAGGAACGGTGATTTTCACGTCGCACGATCGCCACTTTATGAACCGTGTCGCCACGAGCATTATCGAGGTGAAAGACGGGACTGTGGTGAACTATCACGGCAATTACGAATCCTATCTCTACATGGTCAATCAGGAAATCGACGATGCCGAGTTCGCCAGAACGGGTCGTCGCAGTGCGACCAGTGTACCGGCGAAATCGAAGGAGTCCGACAAGGAGCGAAGTCAGAACAAAAAGAAGCACCCTAGCGATGGCGTATCCAACGACCAGAGGCTTATACGGAAAGAGATCGCCAACTTAGAGAAGTCGATTTTGAAGCTGGATGGGCAGCGAAAAACGCTGCACGAGCAGTTGATGAAAGCGACCGACCCCATGGAGGCGATGAGGC includes these proteins:
- the recR gene encoding recombination mediator RecR, whose translation is MTEISQSVTELIDQLSKLPGIGRKTAERLAYHLLRVHESEAFALSDAIRSVRENVRYCSVCFNLAEGDLCTICTDTRRDASILCIVEQPRDLIALEQSGVFQGHYHVLLGRIAPLDGIGPDHLTIEALVDRVRTGNYTEVIMATNPNVEGDGTALFISNQLAEYPVRLTRLARGVTTGSVLEFTNKEILADALNGRQKL
- a CDS encoding ABC-F family ATP-binding cassette domain-containing protein codes for the protein MSVLLQIRQASKRYGDQILLDNAECTITSDTKVGFVGRNGAGKSTLLRCLLGDEELDSGQIVKHPKLRIGYLRQHDPFLPGETSLQFLMRDSGQPDWKCGEVAGQFELKGRYLEGPVGELSGGWQTRVKLAALLLHEPNLLLLDEPTNFLDLRTQILLEHFLKDFREACLIVSHDRAFLGATCDSTLDLSLGKLTMYPGKIEEFLVYQQERIEHDQRVNAATESKRKQLQEFVDKNRARASTATRAKSKSKMLDKLEFIEIQSEQAKAVIRAPQVEPRRGPAVRCIGLSIGYEGKAVAKDINIEIEHGSRSAIVGDNGQGKTTLLRTIVRSLEPVAGDVRWGHGCNIGTYAQHVYTSLPEKKTVLEYLEYEAIPGTKAQTILDTAGAMLFRGEAVNKKVSVLSGGERARLCMAAILLGNYNILVLDEPGNHLDVETVDALANALLEFKGTVIFTSHDRHFMNRVATSIIEVKDGTVVNYHGNYESYLYMVNQEIDDAEFARTGRRSATSVPAKSKESDKERSQNKKKHPSDGVSNDQRLIRKEIANLEKSILKLDGQRKTLHEQLMKATDPMEAMRLHEELEKVSTELETAEMRWAELQEQVEAD